In Gymnogyps californianus isolate 813 unplaced genomic scaffold, ASM1813914v2 HiC_scaffold_68, whole genome shotgun sequence, the genomic stretch tattaagttcccttcttccccttctttttgtattcttttccaaataattgTATTGCTATGTTCTTATCttcttttaatcaaaaaataCTTTATGACCTATGTAATGTTTTTGTGTCTATTAAATGGTGTTCCTGAGCAAGTCCCAGTTTTCACTAAGGTGTCCCACTTTGAAATTCTCTTCCCAGTTGCTGTTCCCCTGGTTGCTTTAGGCTTCAGGAAATAGGCTTCTCTAAAGTCCAAGGATACACATCACTGGTTAgtgttgctttctgtttgctcaAAGGAAATGTAATCAGATTGTGATGACAGGTACCAAGGCAACCATTAGTTCTGAGTCAGTGATTAACTCTCCTTTAACCATCAGAATGATATCCAGTGCTGAATTCCAACCTGCACAATGCTGGATTTTCTGTATTACAAATTAtctttagtaattttttttagaaatggtGAGGAAAACTATGATACATCCAGCAAATGGCCAGAAAAAACCCTCCAGGGGGTTTCTATTCCCAGGTATGCAGCCAGATGTTTGAGGAGCAGCAGCTCAACTCACCTCTAATGAGATTTGATGTTCTGCAGCCAGCTGCCCATGAGCACCCTGGTTTAGGTGTCTACTTGGGACTTAAATCCCCAGCTGTTTGAGGTCTTGTGATTCCAAATTGCCAGACTCTGCACTGTGTAATTTTGTCCTTGAGGTAAAAGTGTCATgactttgctgtttttcctccttcaccACTAGGAACCTTTCCCTGAGATTCAGGCTGTCCAACCCAATCCGATTAGGGTCTTCTGATTAACCTGTACATAATAAATTCATTGTTTCTAAAATGTAATAtctttaggggtttttttcagatctttgcatttttagcaCTGATGTGTCTTATCCTAGCCATTAGCAATGGCATCTGGGAGTATGATAAAGGCTACTAGTTCCAGGTCTATCTGCCCTGGGCAGAAGGCGTCAACTCTGCCTCCTACTCTGGCTTCCTCATGTTCTGGTCATATGTGATCATTCTAAACACGGTGGTGCCAATTTCGCTCTATGTTAGGTACGTGTCAGAACCTCTTTTCATGTTTCATCTTAGAGTTTTAGCTTTTGCCTTAGCTGGGAGCAGCATTTTCCCTGGACACAAATGCAACCCCATTGTGGGTGATCACACACAGCCAAGGCCAGCTCTCTATGCTGTTGCCATCTAGTGAAGACATCTAATACCCCCTGCTCTCTTTGTGGGTCTTGACTACTCAGAATAAGCCCCACATGGTTTTAAAAGGACAGAGGGCTAAAAACACGTTGTCTTCTTCCATCAGaccctttcctcttctccccaagTCCTCTTCTCCCTAAAATCACTTTGTTGAGTAACTCTACACCAcagtgatgtttttcttctttctgctgccttcagagGTCTTTGTCAGGGTTAGAGCTGGGACAGCAGCGAGccctggaagaggagaggatgATTTTGCAGTTAAAGGGGAGATGTAGGTGTAGGATGCCATAGGAGTAAGACTGGAAGCCTTGCACTGCCCACCAAACAAAGTGAATGGCATGTTCTTCAAGGCGGCTGTAGGGCTTGTGTGAGGAGTGGATTGCCGGGTAAGTAGATGTAATCAGATTGAGGATCCGTAGTGCTTGGTGCTGTATGAGCAGGGTGAACGCCATCACTTCCCAGAGAATGCAGTGCTATGTTGGTTATTGGAGATAGGCAAGCAGGGGTAAAGGGTAAGCAACGTGTCCATGATGCTTTCAAAACCTTGAGGTTGGGGTGTAGACTGACTAGGCCTGTATAGTTTATTGTTGGACCTAACTCTTCAGGCAGCTTTGCTACTGACTGCAGAGTTAATCCTTGCTGTGTAATTCACAGAGATCAATTGTGAAAAGTTTGTGATGTCAAACTGCAAAGGACAGCTCTTACTGCTGGTGCTACTGGAGGGGTGAATAGCTACGCTCGGAGTTAGGGGTTGGGAAGTTGCACTCTGAGACTCTCTTTTCTGTTGGTAAATATGAGGAATTCATCCCATTCCTGTCCAGTATGTCACACCAGCAGCAAAGTGGAAATTCATGTCATCTGCAAGCTGATATGGCTCCTTAGTTGTATTGAGTTACACAATGACTAGCTTTTTGTGAAGCTCTGGGTTGTTTCAGTCATGGCTGTACTCATCCCTCAGCAccacagctcagcccagcccagagCCCTGCTGGAAATGTTCCCTGTCTGAGCACCACTCCCtaaactgctgctgccttgctttTCAGTCTGGTGATGTGGCCTGCCCGGCGTATGCTACTGCCGCTTGTTCACAGCGGGATTAACAAGGGTTTGGGGGAGTCTGGGTGAGAATGATTTCTTGCTGTTTGTCTTAACTCATTGCCCAGCATAAGGATTTCTATCACAAAGGGATGGCCTCAACAGAAGTAAATACAGACTTCAACAGCAAATCCTATGGTATGTTATCTATTTGTCTTATTCTCTGTGTTTTATTCTATCATATGCCTCTTGGTCCGCAGAGACTAAATATGATACCCAGAAGAGAGTGTCTTGTAAGAAGCTGCAGTGATCAAGTGTAGAGCTGCCCATCAGGGATGCCTGGACAACCCTAATTACATCATTCGCATATCTTAATATCATTTTCCTGTCCCTTGTTTCCCCTTTTTGCCACCCTTTTACCTCCCTTTTTCTGTCCCAGTATCCTCCCAACTAAAGAACCTCCACTTTATTACTTTTTCCTCATTGGTCCCAATTTTACTACATCTGCActcaaatttgtttttttctgatatcaCTACTGAGGTGATCTCAGCCTTTTATGGTATTATTGATATGGTTACCCAGGTATTGCTAACCCTGCAAAACATAACACATAACTCACATAACTAACTCCCTCTTAAACCACTTGTGAAATCAGCCTTCCCTCATGGTGATATCTGTAAATTTTGTCAGCTTCTCACAGTGTTATCTCATGTCATGAGCAGCGTTTTTCCACAATCCTGTTCAGGTAGCTTAACCTTTGGTTGGTACCTAGTCAATGGCCTGGTCATTTGTCTGCAGCCCTGACATACTTCACCtaccagaagagaaaaaagtttgtaGGGAGTtggaaaaaatgggaaacaaaagtTGTTAGCTCTGTTAGATCCTAACAGTCATTGAATTAAAAGGCTTGTTCATTGTATGGCCCCAGGCAGTTTTCTTCATACTGCTCAAGAGGTGCTAACAATTCACAAACTAATTGATTAACATCATTAGATTCCCCCAGAGAAATCAGTCACAGCTTATTCGTAGATTGATGCTTGTTTTGCCTGTGTCAGACCTGCTGATGGACTAGTGTgccagtgttgtggtttaaccccagctggcgaataagccccacacagccgctccctcactccccctgtgtcgggatgggggagagaatctgaagggtaaaagtgagaaaactcgtgggttgagataaagacagtttaataagtaaagcaaaagccgcatgcgcaagcaaagcaaaacaaggaattcattcattacttcccatgggcaggcaggtgttcagccatctccaggaaagcagggctccatcacgcgtaatggtgacttgggaagacaaaatgccataactccgaacatccccccttccttcttcttcccccagctttctatgctgagcacgacgtcatatggtctggaatatccctttggtcagctggggtcagctgtcccagctgtgtcccctcccaacttcttgggcacccccagcctcctcgctggtggggtggtgtgaggagcagcaaaggccttgactctctggaagccctgctcagcagtaatgaaaacatccctgtattatcatcaacactgttttcagcacaaatagCCCCATACTatctactatgaagaaaattaactctatcccagccaaacccagcacagccagaaagcttgtcttttttctcaGTGCTATCAGCTGGCCTaataaaagaagttatttcttaCTATAAATCTTGTTTTGTGTATATTTGGAGACCATCATATCTCAAACAGTGCTTTTATGCTAGCCAACATTAGTGCTGctaaacagtttgaaaaatattcagtcTGTTCATTCATGTGTCCTGTAGTTGACTTTTCCAAAGTGAGTCACCACAGAATATAGACATAGGATGTGGGTTCAAGAAATGAATGGGAAATATGCGGAAAGAAGGCAGACAGTCTATTGCTTATAGTTTTCTAAATGCTTAGCTTCTTCCCCAGAATATACTTTGGATTTGCTGCTCAGGGGCATTTGGGAAAGCCATGAATTAGTTCTGCTGCCAGGGAGGGTACTCTGGAGGCTTAGGCTTCCCATTGGGAAGGAGGTGTCTAAAAGCCTCTTAGTTACAGTTCCCAGGGGATCAACTGATGTGCAGTTCTCAGGAGAGAAGGCTTCTGAGTTTCTTCTACACCCTCAGGGCTTTTGTGAAGGAGTACTAGTACCTAGAGTTGACTTTAGTCACAGTTGAGGTTTCTGGTGCAAATATGGATATATCATTCATGTAATTCACTGTATTTCAATCTTACTTCAATGAAGTGTTGAatctggctgggctgggcacaGTCCAGACCTTCCAAGTGAAATTTTTCTTCAGGCAGAAGTTTCAATAGTGTTTCCTGGAGATGAGATGTCTTCCATTTCTGTGACCAGATCATCAGTTCAGGGAAAATTAATGGAGCAGCCTTGCTACCTAGACATGCCCTGGAATGGGCTTTGACAACTCCTTCGCTGTGGTTGTCCAGGGACTGTTGCAAACCCAATATGATCCAGGAGCTGGATTTTGTCTTGCATTCCAAAGGGAAGGTACAAGAGAAGTCATCCCCTGAAAGCACCTTCATTTCCTACCTAGCACTACATCCTTTCTGGGTTCAGCTTGAGCCAAGTCTTCTTTGCCCAAATGCCAGTCATTTTTATGGTAACTGCTTTGTGTTTCAAGCATCTGTCAGTCTCTGGATTTTGTCATGGATTAACATAGGAACTGATAGATATGAATCATCAGTCTCCAATACCCATGTCAAGATATTTGTGCTTACTGAAACCTTTTAACTTGATACTAGCTTCAAAACACTTTAACCAATTTTTGTGGTAGAGAAGCTCAGAGACTGCACTTATCTGGAGTTTGTGGCTATAACCTCAGTCTTTCTTGCTTGCAAGTGATGTGTATGATATGTCTGGGCAAAGGATAGAAATAAATGAGGTAAGTGCTCAAGTGCTAGCAGGATCTGTGCTTTCTGTGAACCTGCCTACATAGGTGCTAGTGGACACAACCCACTCAGGCATAGCTCATGCTCTTGACCCTGACAACAGGGATGTGTGTTCTCGTGGATGTCAGAGGATTGCCAGAGTTGCATTCCCTTCCAGTAAGCCTGGTTTAAACCTGCAGGTCTGGTAGCCTGAGTGCCCACTGTTCCCTCAGCTTCACATAACATCCTAGTGCATGCACAGCTCCTCTTGAATACTTGGCCATTGATATTTGTTGGAAACTTGGACATTGGTGAATTTTATTATCCTTGGCAGTTAATTAAAGTTTTGACTGGGAATCAGTGAGTTCAGTTCATATCGATAACAAGGTCACTGTCAAATTCCCCTAATGTCTGGACATCAGAAAGTGTGAAAATGGGTGACTTCTCCATTTCTATCTAGcctctgcttgctggcacaaACCCATGTCTTGGATTTCACTGcctaaaatatctgaaaactgCATGCAGTAATCCAAGTAACAAATGGCAAGATGATGATGAAAATCCCACTCCTCGTTTCAATGATTCATTTCCAGGccatttaaaacttaaattacACACTGAAATTGGCTATTTGTACTGAGTGCTGCGCCTCCAGACTGCCCTCGCTCAGGCAGCAAAATGCAAAGGGCTGACTTGCTTGGGGAGAcatgctggtctcctgccaactggctgcccagcagctccttctgccCCTGATACTCGCCAGAGCAGAGTCTTGCAGGTCCAAAGGCTGCTCACATGTCCACGGTGTTGCAGTGCCTGGACCTTGTTGCGCAGATTagtttggggggtggggtgggccTGTGCTCTTGCGGTAAGTGCTAAATGTCAGCTTGCACAGGTCAAAAGGATGACTCCCATCCTGGAAACTCTGAGCTCAtcagggatggggcaggctTGGCAGTGCATTCCTCCATGACACATCATGCTTTGAGCTTCTGGCCATTTCTCCACTATGTTCCCCTCTGCTTGTGGCTCCTTGTTTTTAGACAAAATGGGCAGTGCCTGTGGAGTTGAACCTTTACATCACTTtgtcatctttttcctttcttgctttggGAGAATAGGGTGGAGAACACAGCCTTTTGAATTGTTTAAATTGGGCTTCCACATTCCCCTGTCGCAGGCAGCCATTGAACTCAGGAGCATGATGCCTCCAAGCAGGCATGTGTTGAAGGCAGGCATTTCTTTGCTATAGAAATCCTTTGGTGCGGATCCTGTAGGAGCATTTGCTGTAGTACAGAGAGGCATCTTTAGCTAATCATGTTATCAGCCTGAGTGCTGCTCTGAAAGGCACCTCAAGTGCCTGTCCTCTCCTGTGATTCAGTAGCTTTCACGATCTCCCACTTAGACTCATCAGTCCCTGTCATGAACAGCCCTGCAAGAGAGGGCCCTTTGCAAATGTAAGGAAGAGAGGGGGGGCTATGATGGGCAGGCATTGGTGTACAGGCTTGTGAGAGCTCTACAAATAATACCGAGCCATATTTTTGCAGAACACAGAGAAGGTTGGTTTCTCATACAACCAATTAGCCGACCCAAAGTTTGCCTTCTATGACCATAGCCTGGTTGAAGCTGTGAAGCTGAGTGATGTCCCGACGCATAGGTTCTTCTGGCTGCTCTCACTTTGTCACACAGTGATgccagaagagagaaggaaggtgaGGACTGTTGAAGGCACCAGACTGAGTGGTTATGTTCACCCTGCACCACAGTATGTCTTCTCTCCACAGAAGCTGTTATTGGTCCTTTTGGCCCCCTGGTGATTTTCTGTAGTATATGGCTACACATAAATCGGTGTCTTTGGAGATGCCACATGGGAAGAGAATGGACCAGGGCCTCCACTTCCCGTGTGTTCCTGTGGTGGAGTTGACACTGCTGCAACCACCACATCTCTGGAGTGTGGAAATTGCAGGTGCCACAGCTTCCCTGAGGTGGCAGATGGCTTGCCCTACTCTTTCTCTACTCTGCACCAAGTCCCATAAAGCATAGAGCATATAGCACCTATCCACTGGAGACTCATTAGCTCTGCTCACCCAGTGTTCCTGCAGGTACTGGGTCAGTCTCCTGAAATCCCAAACAGGGTGAAAACTGTCCTTTAAAGGCTAGAACCATTAATTGACACATATAAGGTGAAAATAGTGATGAGAAAAACACATGCAGATGTAACTAAAAGGGGTTAAACCCAAGGGAGTTGCCCTCTTGGTGAGATCTGTTGGACTCCAAAGAGAGTGATAAAGGCCCCCAAAAGAGTCTAGGGGGCCTCTTGCACTGGCCTGGAGAATGGGGTGAATGGGACTTGATGGAGATGTGTGGACACAAGGTGCTTTTTAGTGCTGCACCTCTGTGGatagacagaaaaacaaagggtTAACTGCTATATAATGTCtttgattttttatttgtttagccTCAGAAACAAGGCAGAAGccacattactttttttcctgcatgtcGGGTAACTTGGTGTATCAGGTGCAATCTCCTGATGAGGGAGCCCTCATCACTGCTGCCAGAAACTTTGGATTTGTGTTCCAGGCTCGCACACTGGAGACCATCACTGTTGTGGAAAtgggagaaacaaaaatctaCAAACTCCTGGCTATTCTTGATTTCAACAATGTCTGTTATTGGTATGTTCCCTTtgctcccttctttccttcctgactTTTTAGGCTACAAAGTTGGCCCTCATTCCGCTGTGATGCCTTTCCCTTTGCAATGCTTTCTGAATAACATTTAATTCTGAGCGCTTGAGATGGGCTGCCTTGACTTTTCAATTACACAGCAATAGTGCTAAATAAATACTTAACTTAAGCAGGTTGGAGAACATTTTAACGTCTGGACCACAATGATAGAGCAGCCTCCTGAAGACATTAAGCTTTTTACATATCTTACCTCCTTCATGACAATGCAGGAAAGGCCTTCCTTCTAATCAGCTTCAAAATTGTCAGTGAAATCTGAGGaagtgggaaaggagaaagcaaagatgaGTAGAGAAGTCCACTTTCCCAAAAGGAAAATGgtgaaataattcaaaaaatCTCATGTAGCCTTTATTAACCCTCCAATGTCCTCAGATACTTCAGGAATTGGAATATCATAACTGTAGCAAGAGAATGGTAGTACCTTTACTGGTAGGAGCAATAGGAGCAGCAGGACCAGTTCCCTAAGAACAAATTGTTCTTGACTTTTGAATGCAGATGTCCTGCCTGAAGTGCTGCTTGCAGGAACCACATAGTCTAACAGAACTTCCGCTCAGACCAATGCAATCTGGGTACAGTTGCCTGTGCTGCTACCACTAAGGTAGAGAGTAGCTGCATTATCTTCTGTTCTAAGCAAAGCTAATCTTGATTCCTGGGAGTTTGCCAACACTTGGCCAAGTATTGGATGCCtctaaaaatctttctttcttttgatgcaAGTGCTGTGAATCCCAAGTGCCTCAGTCTGGGATTTGtagcatttctcttcctcttcctcgtAGTGCGGAGTCCAGAAGGTGACTTGACTTTGTACTGCAAGGGGGCTGACACCATTCTTTATGAACTGCTTCATTCATCCTGTGATTCTCTCAAAGAGGAGACCACAGAACACCTGAATGtaaatgtttccttctgcacaacatctctgcatttgatgatttccttttctccacGTATGGAAATGTACTTTGTATTGAGacaaaaaacagatttcagaagcagTACCCAAGcactaattttttaaatttttttttcatggggaATGGAGAGGGGAATTAATTTATAAAGCCTTAGGTCTCAAATCAGTTGCCTAAGCATGGGCACCAGGTGCCATTTGAACTGTTCTAGGATATCCAGGACACCTGGACATGGATGGCAAATACAATGCAGGACATTCAGAAGACCTGTATTCCTCTGGAGTaggagctggaagccaggcAGAATAGGTGAAACACCTGAAATGGCACTACGCATCTGTGTTTTGGCAACTAAATTCCATCTAAGTCTGCTGTTACTGTACAACGCATGCACCCGATGCATTCAAGCAAGCCTTGGATTGGAATAACTTAGGTGATCAGTAAAGGGCCACAGAGCTGTTTACCTTCTTGAATACAATTCAGATCTGCAGTGATTGCGATCTGAGAGGTCTCAGTCAGAAGGGACTGAGCAGGCACTGGGACATACTCTCACTCACCTCCCCTTCTTCCAGATCATATAGGGGCATATTGACtgggcagaaaggaaaaagcatcacTCAAACTTGTGGCCTTTTATATTGTTGATGGTGTGCACTGGGAGGTGGTTACTCACACAAGTGGATGTTTTGGCCAATATTTACTCCCCCTTGTGATGACAGATCCTGCTGGTACAGTGCAGAGCACAAGGTAACAGAAAGTTTTGCCAGAGGGGTTGTGTAATAGCACAAACATCTCTGCTCACTGCCTGGGGGAGCCAGAGAAAGTtgctggctgtcctggtttcggctaggacagagttaattttcttcctagtagctggtatagtgctgtgttttggatttagtatgagaataatgttgataacacactgatgtttccagttgttgctaagtagtgtttatcctaagtcaaggatttttcagcttctcctgcccagccagcaagaaggctggaggagcacaagaagctgggaggggacaccgccaggacagctgacccaaactggccaaagggctgttccataccatatgacatcatgcccagtatataaactggggggagctggctgggagggggggatcgctgctcgggaactaactgggcatcggtcagcgggtggtgagcaattgcattgtgcaccacttgctttgtatagtttaattcttttagtattactattgtcatattatttttattgttattatcattatcattatttttccttcctttctgtcctattaaactgtctttatctcaacccacgaggttttttttttttattctctcccccatacCACtggggggggagcgagcgagcagctgtgtgctgcttagttggggttaaaccacaacactggcaaaggagagggcagagcagagggagatggGCTGTGGATGTGGCCTGTTCCTGATGCACCCTTACTTCAGGCCTGGGGGAACACCTCAGTTTTCACAAAGGGATCTCTGTTATTCCACCAAACACAGAGATCCATACTGTCAATTATACATCTGCAGAAAGCACACTTACAAGGACTTGCTGGGATGTCATGACTGATTGTGCTCAGGCTGTGCATTTCAGCCAGCATTTGTACCCTAAAAAATGTTGAGCCCAGGTCCAAAATTCAAGGCTGTGTTCAGTGTTTATTTAGATGTCACTATTCTGAACCTTATGTTGAGAAATATGAACCTGAGAAACAACTGCCTGGTTAATGTAAAGCTTTAGAGCCAGAAAGTAGGAAAGCccttttgattttgttctttgtaagGACCATGGGTGGCAACGATAAAGTGATCTGGaactagtttttaaaaagtacccCAAGGTTTGTGATCTaaggtgtgatttttttcacctttcctcTGCAGACTTTAGGCAAGAAGCTTTTACAAATAGCCATTTGCTTTCTGAGGGTCCTTTATAAGCCCAAGTGAGCAGACCGTTCTTCTTGGACCTATTCTGCCTCACCACTGTCTCGCAGGAGTTTGCTGGTGAAGGTTTGAGGACACTTGTGGTGGCCTATAAAAACTTGGACGAAGACTACTTTCAGGACTGGATCAGGCGTCACCATGAAGCAAGCACTGCCTTGGAAGGATGGGAAGATAAATTGTCGGAGTTATATGAAGACATTGGAAAAGGTCTAATGGTTGGTATTTCACAGAATTTGGGTCAAGCTCTGGGGGAGGCAGCGAGGATAGTGGTTTGTCAATAAACAGCTCAGTATGACTTCAGTAAAGATTTCTCTGCAAACAGCTCAGTGGGTTGTGTGATGGGAGTGGTTAGGAATATGGCAGTCCTGGGTTTTCACTGGTATCTCCATCAGGAGCCAGTAACTGGGATGTCAACCATCAGTGCAGGggaatggttttattttaactcaCATGGGTGTCAGAGTAGCTTTCTCATGATGAAGTGACATACCAGAGCCTAAGGGAGATGACGtgaacacaaatatttcataGCTATCCTTTGTATGTGCAAATGGCTGAtctatttgttttcctgtctttgaaaTGGCAGGCAGTGAATAATCCCCAGGTGCCCCTCCATTTCAGAGAGAGTATCTTCTTTGTTCttgcagccctgggcaggacTGGGAGATGATGTCCATGAACATGTTTGTGTCAATTTGAAATAGGGCTAAACTGTGATCTTCAAGTCATTCTTTTCTCCATGAGTGTTGTTACAGCTTTTTGAATGCCCTGGGGGTCTGCCTGTGTTTTAGAGCCATGAATAATGAATGAAAAGGATGTGTGGGATCTGAGGGGAAGCAATTCAGCTTTTGCACTCACAGCAGTGCTTTCCTGAAATCTCGGAAATCCTGGGAGCTGCACTGTTACTCCTTCCATTAGCCGTAAGCTCAGGATGCCAGCAGGGCATGGGAAGAAGTAAGTGTTAGCCTAGGAGCTGCTGACCTCTGGAAGTTGCGTAGTCCATGGGGCAGAGTCTACTGCTCTTCTGGGTCTCAACAGAGCAGTGGAAAATGCTAATCATCAAGTCCAGAGAATACATCGTGCAAATGCTGTGTGGGGTCGTGTTCAAAgcaggaaagacatggaggttTAGGAGAGTAAGGAGCCAGCTGCTTTGCAAGTAAGGGTTATGAAGCTCATGGCCTAAGTAGAGAAGAGGTCACAGGCTCACAGCAGGAAGAAGTGTGgctcagaagaaaacactg encodes the following:
- the LOC127029093 gene encoding phospholipid-transporting ATPase FetA-like; amino-acid sequence: MTPIKNTEKVGFSYNQLADPKFAFYDHSLVEAVKLSDVPTHRFFWLLSLCHTVMPEERRKPHYFFSCMSGNLVYQVQSPDEGALITAARNFGFVFQARTLETITVVEMGETKIYKLLAILDFNNVSFLFLFLVVRSPEGDLTLYCKGADTILYELLHSSCDSLKEETTEHLNEFAGEGLRTLVVAYKNLDEDYFQDWIRRHHEASTALEGWEDKLSELYEDIGKGLMLLGATATEDKLQDRVPQSIETLAKAHIKIWVLTGDKQETAVNIGYSCNLLNEDMEDVFIIEGSTSDDVLNELRNARKKMKPESFLDSDEINIQFEKSSKKQKFYLMSKQMGSAHIGVGISGQEGMQAILSSDDFFAQFHYLQHLLLVHGRWSYIRMCKFLKYFFYKNFAFTLVHFWYGFFSGFSAQIVYDEWFIMIPK